ACTGCCGGGATGCAAGGAAAAGTATCAACGTGATTATCTGGTCACCGCCCGTTCCGGGGATGATCTCACCTTCCTGCTCTCCTCCTGGAACGAAGGCATCACCAACTACAGCTTCAACCTGCCCTACAACTGGCAACAAAGACCGACTCTTCAGGCAGGCACGGTTTTTGACCGCACCTTGTTGCGGGCCGGTGAAACCGTCTCCATGAAACATTTTATCCGGCAGGCCATGGGAACCGGCCTTGAATTACTCGACCCGAAAACCCTGCCGCACGAGGTCATCATTCGCCACACCGGCAGCGGCCAGGAGTATAAATTCCCCCTGCAATGGGGTGCGCAGCAAAGCGCGGAAAGCCAGTGGCCCATTCCCAAGGAAGCCAAAATGGGCGCGTATGCGGTCACCTTGCGCTCGGGAAAACCTCCCCATGAAAACAACCAGGAGTCAGGAACTTTCCGGGTGGAGGCATTTCGGGTCCCCACCATGCGGGCCAGCCTCACCCCGGTCCAGGCCGAAGCCATCAACCCTGCCCAGGTTGAACTGGACCTGCAATTGCGCCATCTTTCGGGTGGCGGGGCCGGTTCCGCTCCGGTCAAACTGCGTGCCCTGCTGCAACCCAAAGCCATGCACTTTGCCGATTACGATGGTTTTACTTTTGCCAACGGCAACATTCAACCCGGTGTGAAACAAAACCGCTCGACACACCAGGATGGCCCGGATGAAGAGTCTGAATCGAATGCCGAAGAACATTCCCAGCCCCTCAAGAGTCAACCCCTGCCGGTGCAATCCCTGACCTTGAACCCAACCGGAACCGCCCGGGCCATGATCAAAAACCTGGAGCCATCCGAAAGGCCAAGAGACCTGCTGGCCGAAATGGAATACCAGGACAACAACGGTGAATGGCTGACCGCCGCCACCCATGTCACCCTTCTCCCTTCAGGTGTCATCCTGGGACTCAAGCCCGATGGCTGGGCCGCCAACGTCGAAGAACTCAAATTTCAGGTTGTGGCCCTGAACCCGCGTGGCCAGCCCCTGGCCAAGGTGCCGGTGGCCGTTGACCTGCTCGAACAAAAGACCTACTCCCATCGCCAGCGTCTCATCGGCGGCTTTTACGCCTATGAACACCAGAATGAAATCAAACATGTGCAAGAGTTTTGTGCCGGAGTTACCGACGCCCAGGGACGGCTGTTCTGTACCGGCAAATCCCCCGTGCAGGGCAACGTCATTCTGCGTGCCAGGGCCGTGGATACCGAACAACGGGCCAGCTTTGCCCATACTTCGGTCTGGGTGACCAAAAAAGATCAGTGGTGGTTCAATGTCGAACACCACAACCGCATGGATCTGCTCCCCGAGAAAAAGCAGTATGAACCCGGTGAAGAAGCCCTGTTGCAGGTGCGCATGCCTTTCCGGGAGGCCACCCTCCTGGTCACCGTGGAACGGGAAGGGATTCTGGACAGTTTTGTCCAGACCCTGACCGGAGAAAATCCCATTCTGCGGGTCCCCATGCGCGGGCATTATGCCCCCAATGTCTTTGTTTCGGCACTGGCAGTGCGGGGCCGTGCCACGGAAGTAGCCCCGACAGCCCTGATCGATCTGGGTCGCCCGGCCTTCCGCCTTGGTTATGCCAAAATCCAGGTTGGCTGGAAGGCCAACACCCTGAATGTCCAGGTCACCACGGACCGCCCGACCTACAAGATTCGGGAATCGGCCACCGCCACCATCCAGGTGACCCCTGCCTCCGGCCAACCCCTGCCTGCTGATGCCGAGGTGGCCTTGGCTGCCGTCGATGAGGGATTGCTGGAACTCAAGGCCAACGACTCCTGGAATCTGCTGGCCACCCTGATGCAGGAACGACCTTTGAGCGTGGAAACCGCCACGGCCCAGGAACAGGTGATTGGTCGCCGTCATTATGGACGCAAGGCCGTCACCCATGGCGGCAGCGGAGGGCGCGGCAAGGGGGGCAGGGAGTTGCTGGAAACCCTGTTGCTCTGGCGGGGACGGGTCAAACTGGATGCCCAGGGTCAGGCCCAGGTGGCCATTCCCTTGAATGATCTTCTCTCATCTTTTCGCGTGGTGGCGGTGGCCAGTGCCGGCAGCAACCTGTTTGGTACCGGGGCCACCTCGATCAATACCACCCAGGAGTTGCAAATTTTCTCCGGTTTGCCACCCCTGGTCCGGGAGCAGGATCATTTCCGGGCAGGTTTTACCGTGCGCAACAGCAGTGAGCGTCCCCTGCAAGCCACGCTGCATGCCAGCGTGACCATTCATTCCCGTGCGGGGAGTTCTCCATCCATCTCCTCTCCTCCTTCTGCGGCTCCGCCTCCTGCCGCAACTCAGTCTTCCGCCACAGCACCGGCTCCTGCCGCAACTCCGGCTCCTGCCGCAACTCCGGCTCCTGCCGCAACTCCGGCTCCTGCCGTAACTCCGGCTCCTGCCGCAACTCCGGCTCCTGCCGTAACTCCGGCTCCTGCCGTAACTCCGGCTCCTGCCGCAACTCCGGCTCCTGCCGCAACTCAGTCTTCCGCCACAGCACCGGCTCCTGCCGCAACTCCGGCTCCTGCTACGGATACGGCTACGGCTTCGTCCGCACATCCAACCACGCCCCTGCCCCCCATCACCCTCCAACTCGCCCCGGGCGAGAGTCGGGAAGCGGCCTGGGAACTGGCAGTCCCTGTCGATACCGAACGTCTCGCCTGGAGCATCCAGGCCACGGCTGATGGGGCCGCAGATCGGCTCAACGTCTCCCAGACCGTCATTCCAGCCCTGCCCGTGCAAGTCATCCAGGCCACATTGAGTCAACTCGATGGACAACAGGAAATTCCCGTTGCCATGCCGGCGGATGGCCTGCCGGGCCGGGGCGGTGTGCGACTCCAGGTCCAGGCCAAACTGGCCGAATCCTTGGCCGGGGTACGGGAATACATGGCACTCTATCCCTACTCCTGCCTGGAACAACGCATTTCCAAAACCGTGTCCGCGCAGGATGAAACCGCATGGAATCAACTCATGGCTGCCCTGCCCTCCTACCTGGATGCCGATGGTCTGGCCAAATATTTTCCAAACCTCCAGAAAGGGAGTGATGCCCTCACGGCCTATCTGCTGGCCATTGCCCATGAAGCCGGCTGGAGCATCCCCCCCGACCAGCAACGCAAAATGCTTGACGGGTTGCTGAATTTTGTGCAGGGCAAAATTCTGCGATACACAGGACTGTCTGCCGCCGATCACAACCTGCGCAAATTGACCGCCTTGGAAGCCATCACCCGTTACAACAACGCCCTCCCTCTCAAGCATCTGACGGCCATTCCCGCCGAACCCAACCAGTGGCCCACCTCGACTTTGATCGACTGGCTGAACATTCTCAGCCGGGTGGAGTCCCTGCCCAAGCGGGCCACCCTGCGCCAGGAAACCCTCGACATTCTCCGCTCCCGACTCGATTTCAAGGGAACCTCCCTGGGTTTTTCGACGGCCCGGAGCGATCATTTGTGGTGGCTCATGGTTTCGGAAGACAGCAATGCCACCCGGCTCATTCTGGCCCTTTTGCACGATAAAAACTGGCAGGAGGATCTGCCCCGTCTGCTGCGCGGCACCCTTGGCCGCCAGAAAAGAGGCCATTGGGACACGACAACAGCCAATGCCTGGGGCACCGTGGCCCTGAAAAAATTTTCCAGCCAATTCGAGTCGGTGCCGATTACGGGCACCACGACCGGTCAACTGGCCACAACCGGACAGCACCATGACTGGGGCAGGCAACCCAAGGGCGGTACCATGGAATTTCCCTGGCCAGCGGAACCGGCCCGGTTTGCCTTGACCCACCAGGGAACCGGCAAGCCCTGGGTCACCCTGCAAAGCCGGGCGGCCATCCCCCTCAAGGAACCCTGGAACAGTGGCTATCGCCTGCAACGCACCATCCTGCCCGTGGAACGCAAAACGCCCGATGTTTGGAGCCGGGGTGATGTGTTGCGCGTGCGCCTGGAACTGGAGGCCCAATCCGACATGACCTGGGTGGTGATCAACGATCCGATTCCTGCCGGTGGAGCCATCCTCGGCACCGGTCTGGGCCGGGATTCCAAAATCATGACCCGGGGCGAAAAACAGTCGGATTGGATCTGGCCCGCCTTCGAGGAACGCACCTTCGACTCGTTCCGGGCCTATTTCGAGTGGCTGCCCAAAGGCAAATGGCAGGTGGAATACACCCTGCGTCTCAACAATCCGGGCCGCTTTTCCCTCCCCCCCTCCCGGGCAGAGGCGATGTATGCCCCGGAAATGTTCGGGGAAATTCCCCTGGAGGCCATGACCGTGCAACCATGAGACCGTCCATATCAAAATCCTACCAGATACGCGGCACAAAAGAGAGATCGTTGGCCAGGCGAACGTTTTCCCCGGATTGGACGATCACGAACAAACCCAGGTTCATGGCAAAACGATCCACACCTTCCCCCATGACGATACCGGCCACGGCACCCATAATCTGCCTGTCGGCGTATTCTGGATAAAACTCCTTGAATTCTGACAATTTATCCGCATGCCACCGCACATCCTCGATCTTCAAATCGCTTTTAACCTCCACCGCAACCACTGCGGTGGTATTGATGACGAGAAGGTCGATCTCCATGTGTCGATTGCCAGGCAATTTGGCTTTGGTGCGCGGATGCACCTTATGCACCGGAATGCCACGCTCAGCAAACATGGTTTCACAAGCCG
This region of Magnetococcales bacterium genomic DNA includes:
- a CDS encoding DUF3782 domain-containing protein produces the protein MEREEREKERIEREKERFEREKERIEREKERIEREKAREKAREKAREKERIERAEAERIFKEERAEADRRFQEEQAKARAEADRHFQETERVVKDVSRQIGRLGGRWGEFVEGMVAPACETMFAERGIPVHKVHPRTKAKLPGNRHMEIDLLVINTTAVVAVEVKSDLKIEDVRWHADKLSEFKEFYPEYADRQIMGAVAGIVMGEGVDRFAMNLGLFVIVQSGENVRLANDLSFVPRIW